The genomic stretch ACTTGGACGCACTCTGAGCTGCACAGCAGTCGTGAGTTCGGCAAGACGACCGAGTTCGGCGAGCGCATCCTGGCGGGTCCCTGCGTCCTGGCGATCACCGTCGGGCTGGTGATTCCAGATATCACCGCGCTACTGCGTCAGCACGGCATGCGGACCGTGGCCCTTCTGGGGTTCAACAACGTGAAGTTCTCCGCGCCCCTGCTGCCGGGCGACACCGTCCGGGCCAAGGCAAAGCTGCAGGACGCCCGCGAGTCCAAGAGCCGCCCAGGCTTTTCTGTCATCACATGGCTGGAGACCCTCGCGCGGTACGACGGCACGGTGCTCATGGAGGCCCAGCACATCATGATGGTGCGCGTGGCAAGCTAGGGCTGACGAACGCCGCGGGAGCCACGGCTACTTACGGCGCTCCTTCGAGCCGCGCGTGTTCCCGAATTCGCTGTAGTCCACGAACTTGATGCCGGGATAAC from Dehalococcoidia bacterium encodes the following:
- a CDS encoding MaoC/PaaZ C-terminal domain-containing protein, with amino-acid sequence MVSVKLPVGTELTSQSRTISEGELADLTNLTWTHSELHSSREFGKTTEFGERILAGPCVLAITVGLVIPDITALLRQHGMRTVALLGFNNVKFSAPLLPGDTVRAKAKLQDARESKSRPGFSVITWLETLARYDGTVLMEAQHIMMVRVAS